One Phoenix dactylifera cultivar Barhee BC4 unplaced genomic scaffold, palm_55x_up_171113_PBpolish2nd_filt_p 000427F, whole genome shotgun sequence DNA segment encodes these proteins:
- the LOC103724183 gene encoding cytokinin riboside 5'-monophosphate phosphoribohydrolase LOG3-like, producing MEEAKLGKSSKFKRVCVFCGSSTGKRSCYQDAAVELGKELVARKVDLVYGGGNTGLMGLVSGAVHSGGGHVIGIIPRSLMGREITGETVGEVRAVGSMHQRKAEMARHSDAFIALPGGYGTLEELLEVISWAQLGIHNKPVGLVNVDGYYNSLLAFVDKAVDDGFIKPFQRHIIVSAPSARELVQKLEDYVPIQDAVVSQLRWEKEQVGYNFSLQAEIAT from the exons aTGGAGGAAGCCAAGTTGGGTAAATCATCCAAGTTCAAGAGGGTGTGTGTCTTCTGTGGAAGCAGCACCGGAAAGAGGAGCTGCTACCAAGACGCCGCTGTGGAGCTTGGCAAAGAGCTG GTGGCTAGGAAGGTGGATTTAGTCTATGGAGGTGGGAACACGGGTCTGATGGGCCTCGTCTCCGGCGCCGTCCACAGCGGAGGCGGCCATGTTATTGG CATCATCCCCCGATCTCTAATGGGCAGAGAG ATCACCGGGGAGACGGTGGGAGAGGTCAGAGCAGTGGGAAGCATGCATCAAAGGAAGGCGGAGATGGCTCGACACTCTGACGCTTTCATTGCCTTGCCTG GTGGGTATGGCACGTTGGAGGAGCTGCTGGAGGTGATAAGTTGGGCCCAGCTCGGCATCCACAACAAACCT GTTGGTTTGGTGAATGTGGATGGGTATTACAACTCGCTGCTGGCCTTCGTAGACAAGGCCGTGGACGACGGCTTCATCAAGCCCTTTCAGCGCCATATCATAGTTTCCGCCCCCAGTGCTCGGGAGCTAGTCCAGAAGCTGGAG GACTACGTGCCCATCCAAGACGCGGTTGTGTCTCAGCTCAGGTGGGAGAAGGAGCAGGTGGGATATAATTTCTCCCTGCAGGCCGAAATCGCTACGTAG